A portion of the Vulpes vulpes isolate BD-2025 chromosome 5, VulVul3, whole genome shotgun sequence genome contains these proteins:
- the LOC112910124 gene encoding T-cell surface glycoprotein CD1a-like isoform X1, whose amino-acid sequence MLFLQLVLLAVLLPGGDSEDDSQEPISFRIILTTSFYSSSLTQNQGSAWLDELQTHGWNNKTGAFRYLQPWSKGNFSNEELLEVQNLFYTCTIRSSSTFHNHIRDWQLEYPFQIQLVLGCDSHFGEASAGFLQLAYQGSDLLSFQNTSWRPSPEGGSRAQKVCSLFNEYHVFSEIVHKLLFDSCPRFLLGLLDAGKAYLQRQVRPEAWLSAGPSPGPGHLLLVCHVSGFYPKPVWVTWMRGEQEQQGTLYSDILPNTDGTWYLQVSLDVKVKEAAGLSCRVRHSSLGGQDMVLHWEQPHSVNLVFLVVIVPLVLLAGLAWWLWKRWKAHWRPQCTDFPSERDLSRPGSSTYLNPAQH is encoded by the exons ATGCTGTTCCTGCAACTTGTGCTGTTGGCAGTTCTCCTCCCGGGGGGTGACAGCGAAGATG ATTCCCAGGAGCCGATCTCCTTCCGGATCATCCTGACCACATCCTTTTACAGCAGTTCCTTGACGCAGAATCAAGGCTCAGCTTGGCTGGATGAGCTGCAGACTCACGGCTGGAACAACAAGACAGGAGCTTTCCGTTACCTGCAGCCTTGGTCCAAGGGCAACTTCAGCAACGAGGAGCTCCTGGAAGTGCAGAACTTATTCTACACATGCACCATCCGATCCTCTTCCACATTTCATAACCACATCCGTGACTGGCAACTTGAAT ATCCCTTTCAGATTCAGCTGGTATTAGGCTGTGATTCCCACTTTGGAGAAGCatcagcaggcttcctgcagttGGCTTATCAGGGATCTGATCTCCTGAGTTTCCAGAACACATCATGGAGGCCATCTCCAGAGGGAGGAAGTAGGGCTCAGAAGGTCTGCAGTCTTTTCAATGAATACCATGTTTTCAGTGAAATAGTCCACAAGCTCCTCTTTGACTCCTGCCCCCGGTTCCTGTTGGGTCTTCTCGATGCAGGGAAAGCATATCTCCAGCGACAAG TGCGGCCCGAGGCCTGGCTGTCtgctggccccagccctgggcctggccaTCTGCTGCTGGTGTGCCATGTCTCTGGTTTCTACCCCAAGCCTGTGTGGGTGACGTGGATGCGGGGCgagcaggagcagcagggcaCCTTGTATAGCGATATTTTGCCCAATACCGATGGGACGTGGTACCTTCAAGTGTCCTTGGATGTGAAAGTCAAGGAGGCAGCTGGCCTGTCCTGCCGTGTGAGACACAGCAGTCTAGGAGGCCAGGACATGGTCCTCCACTGGG AGCAGCCCCACTCCGTGAACTTGGTCTTCCTGGTGGTGATCGTGCCCCTGGTGCTCCTGGCAGGCCTGGCGTGGTGGCTCTGGAAGCGCTG GAAAGCCCACTGGAGACCTCAGTGCACGGACTTCCCTTCGGAGCGGGATCTCAGCCGCCCAGGCTCCAGCACTTACCTAAACCCAGCTCAGCACTGA
- the LOC112910124 gene encoding T-cell surface glycoprotein CD1a-like isoform X2 — protein MLFLQLVLLAVLLPGGDSEDDSQEPISFRIILTTSFYSSSLTQNQGSAWLDELQTHGWNNKTGAFRYLQPWSKGNFSNEELLEVQNLFYTCTIRSSSTFHNHIRDWQLELRPEAWLSAGPSPGPGHLLLVCHVSGFYPKPVWVTWMRGEQEQQGTLYSDILPNTDGTWYLQVSLDVKVKEAAGLSCRVRHSSLGGQDMVLHWEQPHSVNLVFLVVIVPLVLLAGLAWWLWKRWKAHWRPQCTDFPSERDLSRPGSSTYLNPAQH, from the exons ATGCTGTTCCTGCAACTTGTGCTGTTGGCAGTTCTCCTCCCGGGGGGTGACAGCGAAGATG ATTCCCAGGAGCCGATCTCCTTCCGGATCATCCTGACCACATCCTTTTACAGCAGTTCCTTGACGCAGAATCAAGGCTCAGCTTGGCTGGATGAGCTGCAGACTCACGGCTGGAACAACAAGACAGGAGCTTTCCGTTACCTGCAGCCTTGGTCCAAGGGCAACTTCAGCAACGAGGAGCTCCTGGAAGTGCAGAACTTATTCTACACATGCACCATCCGATCCTCTTCCACATTTCATAACCACATCCGTGACTGGCAACTTGAAT TGCGGCCCGAGGCCTGGCTGTCtgctggccccagccctgggcctggccaTCTGCTGCTGGTGTGCCATGTCTCTGGTTTCTACCCCAAGCCTGTGTGGGTGACGTGGATGCGGGGCgagcaggagcagcagggcaCCTTGTATAGCGATATTTTGCCCAATACCGATGGGACGTGGTACCTTCAAGTGTCCTTGGATGTGAAAGTCAAGGAGGCAGCTGGCCTGTCCTGCCGTGTGAGACACAGCAGTCTAGGAGGCCAGGACATGGTCCTCCACTGGG AGCAGCCCCACTCCGTGAACTTGGTCTTCCTGGTGGTGATCGTGCCCCTGGTGCTCCTGGCAGGCCTGGCGTGGTGGCTCTGGAAGCGCTG GAAAGCCCACTGGAGACCTCAGTGCACGGACTTCCCTTCGGAGCGGGATCTCAGCCGCCCAGGCTCCAGCACTTACCTAAACCCAGCTCAGCACTGA